Below is a genomic region from Syntrophorhabdaceae bacterium.
CTCTTTGGTAAGGCAAGACGGGCCGTCATGGGCGAACTCTCACCTTCGGCCTTCACAAAAGTGATGGTAAAAGACCTCCCGTCGTCGCACTTATAGCGAAAAGGTCCGATATCTTCCGCATAAGCGAGGGAGGACAGCAACATAATAGCGATGGCAACAACACTCAGCCGCAATGAGAACAATTGAAACCTCCGATCTAGTGTATTCGAACCAGAGGC
It encodes:
- a CDS encoding MliC family protein, producing the protein MFSLRLSVVAIAIMLLSSLAYAEDIGPFRYKCDDGRSFTITFVKAEGESSPMTARLALPKSKDVVILTNQGGASGIHYANDRYTYDEWHGNVSFRDSSKKVKGKTTQGVSCHEVKK